The genomic DNA TTGGCGCTGAAGCCTTGGCGTTCAACCCTTGGCACCGAACCCCGGGAATGACATGGAGTCGGGATGTACCTGGTCGGACTGACGGGGGGCATGGGCAGTGGGAAGTCCACCGTCGCGACGCGGCTGGCAGATCTGGGCGCCGACGTCATCGATGCCGACGCGATCGCGCGCGAGATCGTCGAACCCGGTGAACCGGCGCTGGCCGCACTGGTCGACCGCTTCGGTGAGGCGATCCTGCGCGACGACGGCCAGCTCGATCGGAGCGCACTCGCGGCCGTCGCCTTCGCGGACGAGCGGTCGCGTGCGGACCTGAACCGCCTGACCCACCCCCACGTCGCCGCGCGCATCGCGGCGCGTATCGCCGAACTCGGGGCGGACGGGAAGCCCGGCCGCATCGCGGTCGTCGACCATCCGCTGCTGATCGAAACCGGGCAGACGGGCCGTTTCGACGCCGTCGTGGTCGTGTTGGCGCCCGTGGAACTCCGGGTCCAGCGTCTCCGCGATGCGCGGGGGCTCGAGAAGGCGGACATCGAAGCTCGCCTCCGGGCCCAGACCGATGACACCACGCGTCGCGCTGCAGCCACCCACGTCATCGACAACACCGGATCCCGTGAGGAGCTCCTCACCCGTACTGACGCCATTCACGAGCGCCTCCTGGAGGCCGCCAGGTCGTCCACACGCTAGGTCCGGCGCCTGGCGCCGTGAGCACGATCCTGTCGCAGGCCACGGGTATCTTCCTCTCATGCCCGATCGGTCCCTGCTCCACCGCAACGTCCGCGACGACACGCCCCTGCGTGTGGTCAGCGACTACGCGCCCGCCGGGGACCAACCGGCGGCGATCGACGCCATCGCGGAGGCCTTCGAGGCCGGGGAGCGGGCGGTGACGCTGCTCGGTGCCACGGGCACGGGCAAGACGTTCACGGCGGCCAAGGTGCTCGAACGCATCCAGCGGCCGGCCCTCGTCATGGCGCCCAACAAGACGCTGGCGGCACAGCTCGCCAACGAGTTCCGCGAGTACCTCCCGGACAACGCCGTCGAATACTTCGTGTCGTACTACGACTACTACCAACCCGAGGCCTACATCGCCTCGAGCGACACCTACATCGAGAAGGACTCGTCGATCAACGACGAGATCGACCGCCTACGGCACCGCGCGACGATGGGCCTGCTGTCCCGGCGCGACATCGTGGTCGTCGCTTCGGTCTCCTGCATCTACGGGCTCGGATCCCCCTACGAGTACGAG from Actinomycetota bacterium includes the following:
- the coaE gene encoding dephospho-CoA kinase is translated as MYLVGLTGGMGSGKSTVATRLADLGADVIDADAIAREIVEPGEPALAALVDRFGEAILRDDGQLDRSALAAVAFADERSRADLNRLTHPHVAARIAARIAELGADGKPGRIAVVDHPLLIETGQTGRFDAVVVVLAPVELRVQRLRDARGLEKADIEARLRAQTDDTTRRAAATHVIDNTGSREELLTRTDAIHERLLEAARSSTR